The following are from one region of the Noviherbaspirillum sedimenti genome:
- a CDS encoding DUF2946 domain-containing protein has translation MIHSRPIRYITAAIACMAILMATLAPSISHALSDAGKSRSLWAEICSTAGLKLVKLDLGSELPAHSEPANAFEHCPFCQVHDGMLALPPSVSLTLPAYQGGLPFPSLFYQATRPLFVWASPQSRAPPFHS, from the coding sequence ATGATTCATTCTCGGCCAATCAGATACATCACTGCGGCGATTGCCTGCATGGCGATCCTGATGGCCACGCTTGCGCCGTCGATTTCGCATGCGCTATCCGATGCCGGCAAGTCGCGTTCGCTGTGGGCCGAGATCTGTTCTACGGCCGGTCTGAAGCTGGTCAAGCTGGACCTCGGCTCCGAGTTACCTGCGCACAGCGAGCCGGCCAACGCCTTTGAGCATTGCCCGTTCTGCCAGGTCCATGATGGCATGCTGGCCTTGCCGCCATCCGTCTCCTTGACCTTGCCCGCCTACCAGGGCGGCTTGCCTTTCCCCTCGCTGTTTTACCAGGCGACGCGCCCGCTGTTCGTGTGGGCCAGCCCGCAATCGCGCGCACCACCCTTTCATTCCTGA
- a CDS encoding TonB-dependent receptor family protein — MKIRFEWCSRIQFRQFIKLSGWVAPALWSLQLSQANAQEHTLPAVTVTAQPVASQTLPSIVEAKRRIDTVPGGANIVDAEQYKTGRVSTLNDALQFSPGVFIASRFGAEEARLSIRGSGLQRTFHMRGIQLLQDGVPLNLADGSADFQAVEPLSARYVEVYRGANALQFGATTLGGAVNFVSPSGMSAPAAAARVEAGSFGYKRAQVAAAGKTASADWFIAGSQFHQNGFRNHSRQDTQRISGNLGLALTDAVETRFFINAVKTDSELPGALTKAEMHADSRKADPATINGDQHRDFDLLRLSNKTTFRISPEQQIEAGAFYSHKSLFHPIFQVLKQNSDDYGISVRYISDQQLFGKKNQLIVGTSLAGGKLRDDRFANVGGQAGARTAQAEQRSANYTIFAENQHYFLPATALILGAQVVEAQRRLDDRFLSNGDNSVDKTYRRVSPKIGMRHELAAGMQVYGNISGSYEPPSFGELAGGPNVTPVDAQRARTLELGTRGLSSQPWGTMQWDVALYRAQVRKELLALNDPAGNPLGTINADQTVHQGIEAGLETNIGKTWTMRASYLFNDFRFDGDRTYGNKRLAGAPRQLATAEVLYKMDNGLYMGPNVRIASATYVDHANTLQAAGYGAIGFKLGQRMSKNVSWFVDARNLTDKVYAATTKVVADAKGLDGRQFYPGDGRSLYAGIELKY; from the coding sequence ATGAAAATCCGGTTTGAATGGTGTAGCCGAATTCAATTTCGCCAATTTATCAAACTATCCGGCTGGGTCGCGCCGGCGCTCTGGTCGCTTCAACTATCGCAGGCAAACGCGCAGGAGCACACGCTGCCAGCCGTGACGGTGACAGCTCAGCCTGTTGCCAGTCAGACGCTTCCTTCCATCGTGGAAGCCAAGCGGCGCATCGATACAGTTCCAGGAGGCGCCAACATTGTCGATGCGGAGCAATACAAGACAGGCCGCGTATCGACGCTCAACGATGCGCTGCAATTCTCGCCCGGGGTGTTTATCGCATCGCGTTTTGGTGCGGAGGAGGCGCGCCTGTCGATTCGCGGCTCGGGTCTGCAGCGGACATTTCACATGCGTGGCATCCAGTTGCTGCAGGATGGCGTGCCGCTCAACCTGGCCGACGGCAGCGCCGACTTTCAGGCGGTCGAGCCGCTCTCGGCGCGCTATGTCGAAGTCTATCGCGGCGCCAATGCCCTGCAGTTCGGCGCGACGACACTGGGCGGAGCGGTCAATTTCGTCAGTCCTTCCGGCATGAGTGCGCCCGCCGCGGCAGCCCGGGTCGAAGCTGGCAGCTTTGGCTACAAGCGCGCGCAAGTCGCCGCAGCCGGCAAGACCGCCTCGGCAGACTGGTTCATTGCGGGATCGCAGTTTCATCAGAACGGATTCCGTAACCATTCCCGCCAGGATACGCAGCGTATCTCGGGCAACCTCGGACTTGCGCTGACCGATGCGGTGGAAACGCGTTTCTTCATCAACGCCGTCAAAACCGATTCCGAATTGCCGGGCGCCCTGACCAAAGCGGAGATGCATGCCGATTCCAGGAAGGCCGATCCCGCCACCATCAACGGTGATCAGCATCGCGACTTTGATCTGTTGCGCTTGTCGAACAAGACAACATTCCGGATCAGTCCGGAACAGCAGATTGAAGCAGGGGCCTTTTACTCCCATAAATCCCTGTTTCATCCGATATTCCAGGTGCTGAAACAGAATTCCGACGACTACGGTATCAGCGTACGTTACATCAGTGACCAGCAATTGTTCGGGAAGAAAAACCAGCTGATCGTCGGCACCTCATTGGCCGGCGGGAAGTTGCGTGACGACCGCTTCGCCAACGTCGGCGGCCAGGCTGGCGCCCGCACGGCGCAGGCGGAGCAGCGTTCGGCAAACTACACGATCTTTGCCGAGAACCAGCATTACTTCCTGCCCGCGACCGCATTGATTCTCGGCGCCCAGGTGGTCGAGGCGCAACGCCGTCTCGACGACCGGTTCCTGTCCAACGGCGACAATAGCGTCGACAAAACCTACCGGCGCGTGTCTCCCAAAATCGGCATGCGCCATGAACTGGCAGCGGGCATGCAAGTGTATGGCAATATCAGCGGCAGCTACGAACCGCCAAGCTTCGGCGAGCTGGCAGGCGGGCCGAACGTGACGCCTGTCGACGCCCAGCGTGCACGGACACTGGAGCTTGGCACGCGCGGATTATCCAGCCAGCCATGGGGAACGATGCAATGGGATGTTGCGCTCTACCGCGCGCAGGTCAGGAAAGAGTTGCTGGCATTGAATGATCCTGCTGGCAATCCGCTCGGCACGATCAATGCCGACCAGACCGTGCATCAGGGGATCGAAGCCGGCCTGGAAACCAACATCGGGAAAACATGGACCATGCGCGCAAGCTACCTGTTCAACGATTTCCGTTTCGATGGCGACCGAACCTACGGTAACAAGCGGCTGGCCGGCGCGCCACGGCAGCTGGCTACAGCAGAGGTGTTGTATAAAATGGATAATGGTCTTTACATGGGGCCGAATGTTCGCATCGCCTCGGCGACTTATGTCGATCATGCCAATACGCTGCAGGCGGCGGGCTATGGTGCCATCGGATTCAAGCTCGGACAGCGCATGAGCAAGAACGTCTCATGGTTTGTCGATGCCAGGAATTTGACGGACAAGGTCTACGCGGCGACGACCAAAGTCGTCGCCGATGCCAAAGGCCTGGATGGTCGCCAGTTTTATCCAGGGGACGGCAGGTCGCTCTATGCCGGCATCGAACTGAAATATTAA
- a CDS encoding sialidase family protein: protein MNRFSCTENALRAAVFCLLTFVAGVMPAHAHGPGGGHGAQGGQAVPELGTGAALDREGRLWAVTKDVVDGSQFLLLQNSADRGKTWSPPRRVRQEAEPVAARGEERPKIAFGPNGEIYIAYTMPVARPHVGEIRFIRSLDGGRTFSRPLTVHANRDVITHAFGSMIVDRTGRIYVAWIDGRDREKAKARQQAYSGSAIYYAVSSDAGATFQGDYKVADNTCECCRISLSLTPTGKPVAFWRHIFSPNIRDHALAELTPAGKTGAVTRATFDDWRIDACPHHGPSLAYTADGTRHQVWFNGKEGDGGGVLYTSTTATGEGGRAVALGSAQASNADVATLGKQVALVWKQFDGQSTAVVGKFSRDGGKSWVENEFARTAGDSDKPYLVADRAGIVLVWRTRNEGIRAMPIGAEQP from the coding sequence TTGAATCGATTCTCATGCACAGAAAATGCACTGCGGGCGGCAGTTTTTTGCCTGTTGACGTTTGTTGCCGGCGTTATGCCGGCGCATGCGCATGGTCCGGGCGGCGGACATGGTGCCCAGGGCGGCCAGGCCGTGCCGGAACTCGGCACTGGCGCCGCGCTGGACCGGGAAGGCCGCTTGTGGGCCGTGACAAAGGACGTGGTCGATGGCAGTCAATTCCTCTTGCTGCAGAATTCCGCAGACAGGGGCAAGACCTGGTCGCCGCCCAGGCGAGTCCGGCAGGAAGCGGAGCCTGTCGCCGCCAGAGGTGAAGAACGTCCGAAAATTGCTTTCGGCCCGAACGGCGAAATCTATATCGCCTATACGATGCCGGTGGCCCGCCCCCATGTCGGCGAGATCCGTTTCATCCGCTCGCTGGACGGCGGCCGGACATTTTCCCGGCCGCTGACCGTGCACGCCAACCGCGATGTGATCACGCATGCCTTTGGCTCGATGATCGTCGACAGGACGGGCAGGATTTATGTCGCCTGGATCGATGGCCGCGATCGTGAAAAGGCCAAGGCCCGACAGCAGGCTTATTCCGGCTCGGCCATCTACTATGCGGTATCGAGCGACGCCGGCGCGACATTCCAGGGCGACTACAAGGTGGCGGACAACACGTGCGAATGTTGCCGGATCAGCTTGTCGCTGACGCCCACAGGCAAGCCGGTCGCCTTCTGGCGCCATATATTCTCACCCAATATACGCGACCATGCCCTGGCAGAGCTGACCCCGGCCGGCAAGACCGGCGCCGTCACCCGTGCGACCTTCGATGATTGGCGTATCGACGCCTGTCCGCACCACGGGCCATCGCTTGCCTACACCGCCGACGGCACGCGCCACCAGGTCTGGTTCAACGGCAAGGAGGGCGACGGTGGCGGCGTCTTGTACACATCCACTACGGCGACGGGTGAGGGCGGCAGGGCAGTTGCACTGGGCTCCGCGCAGGCGTCGAATGCCGATGTCGCCACGCTTGGCAAGCAGGTTGCGCTGGTATGGAAACAGTTCGATGGCCAGTCGACCGCGGTCGTCGGAAAATTTTCCAGGGATGGCGGCAAGTCCTGGGTCGAGAATGAATTCGCCCGCACCGCGGGAGATTCGGATAAGCCTTACCTGGTCGCCGATCGGGCGGGCATCGTGCTGGTGTGGCGCACCCGGAATGAGGGAATTCGCGCCATGCCCATCGGCGCGGAGCAGCCATGA
- the rdgB gene encoding RdgB/HAM1 family non-canonical purine NTP pyrophosphatase, whose translation MTQTLVLASNNAGKLKEFAQLLAPLGFDLKPQGEFQVPEADEPHQTFVENALAKARHASRLTGLPALADDSGICAIALQGAPGVWSARFAGEPKSDARNNDKLVADLAAQADKRAYYYCVLVLVQHADDPQPLIAEGRWGGEVIAAPHGAGGFGYDPHFWLPALGKTAAELSAEEKNRLSHRGQALRLLVEKLR comes from the coding sequence ATGACTCAAACCCTCGTTCTCGCCTCCAACAATGCCGGCAAGCTGAAAGAATTCGCCCAACTGCTGGCACCGCTCGGCTTCGACCTGAAGCCGCAAGGCGAATTCCAGGTGCCGGAAGCCGACGAGCCGCACCAGACCTTCGTCGAAAACGCCCTGGCCAAGGCGCGCCACGCATCGCGCCTGACCGGCTTGCCGGCGCTGGCCGACGATTCCGGCATTTGCGCCATTGCCCTGCAAGGCGCCCCCGGCGTCTGGTCGGCGCGCTTCGCCGGCGAACCGAAATCGGATGCGCGCAACAATGACAAGCTGGTGGCAGATCTTGCCGCGCAAGCCGACAAGCGTGCTTATTATTATTGCGTGCTGGTGCTGGTGCAGCATGCCGACGACCCGCAGCCGCTGATCGCCGAAGGGCGCTGGGGGGGCGAAGTGATTGCCGCGCCGCACGGCGCCGGCGGCTTCGGCTACGATCCGCATTTCTGGTTGCCGGCACTGGGCAAGACTGCAGCGGAACTGTCCGCCGAAGAAAAGAACCGCCTGTCGCACCGCGGCCAGGCGCTGCGCCTGCTGGTGGAAAAACTGCGTTGA
- a CDS encoding RNA-guided endonuclease InsQ/TnpB family protein: MILVYRYRVKSLNGLLNRQSRAVNFVWNYCNDRQKDALRFGRRWHTGFDLNKLTQGASRELGLHSGTVNAVCEQYAKSRSQKKRPYLRYRGKKNLGWVPLKGRELKREGDAFRFAGNTFRVFNSRALPEGKIKDGTNFSQDSRGNWFLNIVIDVAVDAVAARQPVRGVGIDLGLKEFATLSTGEKIETQRIYRNAEYALAVAQRAHKKRRVKAIHAQIVNRRNDFHHKLSHRIVCEFDYIAVGNVNAAGLAKTSMAKSILDAGWSSFRHQLAYKAVKHGAWFEEVNESFTSQVCSNCGALPDSRPKGIADLGIREWKCSDCGCVHDRDKNAALNILRRGRATLTVGIPVL; encoded by the coding sequence ATGATCCTCGTCTACCGCTACCGGGTGAAATCGCTGAACGGCTTGCTGAACAGGCAAAGCCGTGCGGTCAATTTCGTCTGGAACTATTGCAACGACCGGCAAAAGGATGCGTTGCGGTTCGGCCGTCGCTGGCATACCGGATTCGACCTGAACAAACTGACGCAGGGCGCTAGCCGCGAACTCGGCCTCCACTCCGGAACGGTCAACGCGGTGTGCGAACAGTATGCCAAATCGAGATCGCAAAAGAAGCGCCCGTACTTGCGCTATCGCGGCAAGAAGAACCTTGGATGGGTGCCGTTGAAAGGGCGCGAGTTGAAGCGCGAAGGTGATGCGTTTCGCTTCGCCGGCAACACCTTCCGCGTGTTCAATAGTCGCGCTCTGCCGGAAGGCAAGATCAAGGATGGCACCAACTTTTCCCAAGATTCGCGGGGCAATTGGTTCCTGAACATCGTGATCGACGTTGCAGTAGATGCCGTCGCCGCACGTCAACCTGTGCGCGGCGTTGGCATTGACCTTGGACTGAAAGAATTCGCCACGCTTTCCACAGGCGAAAAGATTGAAACGCAGCGCATTTACCGCAATGCCGAGTATGCGTTGGCCGTGGCGCAACGCGCCCATAAAAAGCGCCGCGTGAAGGCGATCCATGCGCAGATCGTCAATCGCAGAAATGATTTTCACCATAAGCTCTCGCACCGCATCGTTTGCGAGTTCGATTACATTGCGGTAGGCAACGTTAATGCCGCCGGACTCGCCAAGACCAGCATGGCGAAGTCCATACTGGATGCTGGCTGGTCGTCCTTCCGACATCAACTGGCGTACAAGGCTGTTAAGCATGGCGCGTGGTTTGAGGAAGTGAACGAAAGTTTTACCTCCCAAGTCTGCTCGAATTGCGGCGCTTTGCCCGATTCGCGGCCGAAAGGTATCGCAGACCTTGGAATAAGAGAATGGAAATGCAGTGATTGCGGTTGTGTGCATGATCGTGACAAAAACGCTGCGTTAAATATTCTCCGTCGCGGACGTGCGACGCTAACTGTAGGAATCCCCGTCCTTTAG
- the hemW gene encoding radical SAM family heme chaperone HemW, with product MIPIKLVGAPAVPSAPASSPSAAAQAANAYLKPGILNLTSLPPLALYVHFPWCVRKCPYCDFNSHEVQGSFPEQDYLDALRADLEGALPLIWGRRIHTVFIGGGTPSLLSAAGIDRLLSDIRTLLPLDGRAEITMEANPGTFEAEKFKAYRGSGINRLSIGIQSFNSRHLAALGRIHDGDQARRAIEIAHASFDNFNFDLMYALPQQTMDEARADLATAIASAAPHLSLYHLTLEPNTLFAKYPPALPDDDASAEMQDMIEEATAAAGYRHYEVSAYAQAGRQARHNLNYWEFGDYLGIGAGAHSKLSFPHRIVRQARYKQPKAYLQHVAAGNPVQEEREIGRGELGFEFMLNTLRLRDGFAVNLFAERTGLTLNAIEADLNAAEAKGLLYRDHQVIKPTALGQRFLNDLQEMFLGD from the coding sequence ATGATTCCAATCAAACTCGTTGGTGCGCCTGCCGTACCCTCGGCGCCGGCGTCAAGCCCATCGGCCGCAGCGCAAGCCGCCAATGCCTACCTGAAGCCCGGCATTCTCAACCTGACCAGCCTGCCGCCGCTGGCGCTGTACGTGCATTTTCCGTGGTGCGTGCGCAAATGCCCGTATTGCGATTTCAATTCGCATGAAGTGCAGGGCAGCTTTCCCGAGCAGGATTACCTGGATGCCTTGCGCGCCGACCTGGAAGGCGCCTTGCCGCTGATCTGGGGGCGCCGCATCCACACGGTCTTCATCGGCGGCGGCACCCCCAGCCTGCTGTCGGCGGCGGGGATCGACCGCCTGTTGTCGGATATCCGTACCCTGTTGCCGCTCGATGGCCGCGCGGAGATCACCATGGAAGCCAATCCGGGTACTTTCGAGGCAGAGAAGTTCAAGGCGTATCGCGGCAGCGGCATCAACCGCCTGTCGATCGGCATCCAGAGTTTCAATTCGCGGCATCTCGCAGCCCTGGGCCGCATCCATGACGGCGACCAGGCCCGCCGCGCAATCGAGATCGCCCATGCCAGTTTCGATAATTTCAATTTCGACCTGATGTATGCGCTGCCACAACAAACCATGGATGAAGCGCGCGCCGACCTTGCCACTGCGATCGCCAGCGCGGCACCGCATCTTTCCCTGTACCACCTGACGCTGGAACCGAACACCCTGTTCGCCAAATACCCGCCGGCGCTGCCGGACGACGACGCCAGCGCCGAAATGCAGGACATGATCGAGGAAGCCACCGCAGCGGCCGGGTACCGCCATTATGAAGTGTCGGCCTATGCGCAAGCCGGGCGGCAGGCGCGTCACAACCTGAATTACTGGGAGTTTGGCGATTACCTCGGCATCGGCGCCGGCGCCCATTCCAAGTTGTCGTTCCCGCACCGCATCGTGCGCCAGGCGCGCTACAAGCAGCCCAAGGCGTATCTGCAGCATGTCGCCGCCGGCAATCCGGTACAGGAAGAAAGGGAAATCGGTCGCGGCGAACTCGGCTTCGAGTTCATGCTGAACACCCTGCGCCTGCGCGACGGCTTTGCCGTCAACCTGTTTGCCGAGCGCACCGGCCTGACCCTGAATGCCATCGAAGCCGACCTGAATGCGGCCGAGGCCAAAGGCTTGCTGTACCGCGACCATCAGGTGATCAAGCCAACCGCGCTGGGACAGCGCTTCCTGAATGATTTGCAGGAAATGTTCCTGGGTGACTAG
- a CDS encoding IS630 family transposase, with the protein MAGRPKAALVLSAEEQEQLHAWARRRKTAQALALRSRIVLECADGAENKAVAAKLAVTGQTVSKWRGRFVQMRLDGLLDAPRSGAPRTIDDARVDAVIAKTLEEKPSNATHWSTRTMAREAKLSQTAVSRIWRAFGLQPHRQETFKLSTDPLFVEKTRDIVGLYIDPPVKAMVLCVDEKSQIQALDRTQPILPLAPGVAERRTHDYQRHGTTTLFAALDIATGEVIGQLHRRHRSSEFLKFLRTIEASVPSDLDIHLVMDNYGTHKTPTIRNWFARHPRFHVHFTPTSASWLNQVERWFATLTEKQIRRGTHRSTRQLEDAIRDYLKLNNAAPKPFVWTKSADDIMASIERFCLRISNS; encoded by the coding sequence ATGGCAGGCAGACCGAAAGCGGCGTTGGTGTTGAGCGCAGAAGAACAAGAACAATTGCATGCTTGGGCACGCCGACGCAAGACGGCGCAAGCATTGGCTCTGCGTTCGCGCATCGTGCTGGAATGTGCCGACGGAGCGGAGAACAAGGCGGTCGCCGCCAAACTTGCAGTGACGGGGCAGACGGTATCGAAATGGCGCGGGCGCTTTGTGCAAATGAGATTGGATGGTTTGCTGGACGCCCCCCGCTCGGGCGCGCCGCGCACGATCGATGATGCGCGCGTCGATGCCGTGATCGCCAAGACGCTGGAAGAGAAACCGTCGAACGCCACGCACTGGAGTACGCGCACCATGGCACGCGAAGCTAAGCTGTCGCAAACGGCGGTCAGCCGTATCTGGCGCGCATTTGGCTTGCAACCGCATCGTCAGGAAACCTTCAAGCTATCCACCGATCCGCTGTTTGTCGAGAAGACCCGCGACATCGTGGGGCTGTACATCGATCCGCCGGTCAAGGCGATGGTGCTGTGCGTCGATGAGAAGAGCCAGATTCAGGCGTTGGATCGGACCCAGCCAATCTTGCCGCTGGCTCCTGGCGTTGCAGAACGGCGCACCCATGACTACCAACGTCATGGCACGACGACCTTGTTTGCCGCGCTCGACATTGCCACGGGCGAAGTCATCGGGCAGTTGCACCGGCGGCATCGCAGCAGTGAATTTCTGAAATTCTTACGCACGATCGAAGCCTCCGTTCCGAGCGATTTGGACATTCATTTGGTGATGGATAACTATGGTACGCACAAGACACCAACCATCCGCAATTGGTTCGCCCGTCATCCGCGCTTCCACGTACATTTCACGCCGACCTCTGCTTCGTGGCTCAACCAGGTCGAGCGCTGGTTCGCCACGCTGACCGAAAAACAAATTCGCCGCGGAACCCATCGTTCGACCCGTCAATTGGAAGACGCCATTCGCGATTACCTCAAACTCAATAACGCCGCCCCCAAGCCGTTTGTCTGGACCAAGTCCGCTGATGACATCATGGCCAGTATTGAACGATTTTGTCTGCGAATTTCAAACTCATGA
- a CDS encoding tape measure protein, whose translation MATTNNRDVRLRLGVDVEGTEDIGKLTGELDALAGEGNATAGAFGASGAAADRMQAALAELTTTTKQQRAVEASAQTDAKTARRTLDDQREALARLRLEYATAGGNAEKYKADVLQLRTAILDSRAALRQKQDTLEAAATAARVAAAAEQKMAAEVKAAAAAVLAQAPAFRQAAAASGSATQQQIAQQKELRDSVASVGKQLQSIQQLAGLALGGTFAGGLIKDLGETADEFQNLSARIKLATGEGQQFDRALTGVADTALRTHSTLEDTANLFARLTKAGTDAGLSAQVAQVQALGLTDTINKAVQLSGSSAEASGAALTQLIQGLQSGVLRGEEFNSVMEQAPRLAQALAQGLNVTTGELRKMAEQGQLTTATVINALQNQADTVNSEFEKLPLTIGRALQDLKTQWTLYVGASDNGMVSSQNAAKVIQALSNNLVS comes from the coding sequence ATGGCAACGACCAATAACCGGGACGTCCGCCTACGACTAGGCGTAGACGTTGAAGGCACCGAAGACATCGGGAAACTGACCGGCGAACTTGACGCCCTGGCCGGCGAAGGGAACGCCACAGCCGGCGCATTTGGCGCGAGTGGAGCCGCCGCAGACCGGATGCAGGCGGCCCTGGCCGAACTGACCACGACCACCAAGCAGCAGCGCGCCGTGGAAGCATCTGCACAGACTGACGCAAAGACCGCGCGCCGCACCCTGGACGATCAACGGGAAGCGCTGGCACGCCTGCGACTGGAATATGCCACGGCCGGCGGCAATGCTGAGAAATACAAAGCGGACGTCCTGCAGCTGCGCACCGCCATTCTCGATTCACGCGCCGCACTGCGCCAGAAACAAGACACATTAGAAGCCGCCGCCACCGCCGCACGCGTGGCCGCAGCAGCCGAACAGAAAATGGCCGCGGAAGTCAAAGCCGCAGCGGCCGCCGTGCTGGCACAAGCGCCCGCGTTCCGGCAAGCGGCCGCAGCATCGGGCAGCGCGACACAGCAGCAAATTGCACAGCAAAAAGAATTGCGCGACAGCGTGGCGTCTGTTGGCAAGCAACTGCAGAGCATCCAGCAGCTTGCCGGCCTTGCCCTGGGCGGAACTTTCGCCGGCGGACTGATTAAAGACCTGGGCGAAACCGCCGACGAATTCCAAAATCTTTCCGCGCGTATTAAACTGGCGACCGGCGAGGGGCAGCAATTTGACCGCGCCCTGACCGGCGTGGCCGATACCGCGCTGCGCACGCATAGCACGCTGGAAGACACGGCCAATCTCTTTGCACGTCTGACGAAAGCCGGCACCGATGCAGGACTTTCTGCACAGGTGGCACAGGTGCAAGCGCTTGGATTGACCGACACCATAAACAAGGCCGTGCAGCTGTCGGGCAGTTCGGCCGAAGCATCCGGCGCTGCCCTTACGCAACTGATTCAAGGGCTGCAATCGGGCGTGCTCAGGGGCGAAGAATTCAACAGCGTCATGGAACAAGCCCCACGCCTGGCGCAAGCGCTGGCGCAGGGCTTGAACGTCACTACCGGCGAATTACGCAAGATGGCCGAACAAGGCCAATTGACCACCGCGACTGTGATTAATGCCCTGCAGAACCAGGCGGACACCGTCAATTCTGAATTTGAAAAGCTCCCCCTAACCATCGGCCGCGCGCTGCAAGACCTTAAAACGCAGTGGACGCTGTACGTCGGCGCCAGCGATAACGGCATGGTGAGCTCGCAGAATGCGGCAAAGGTCATCCAGGCACTATCCAACAACCTAGTGTCATGA
- a CDS encoding major capsid protein: MANNTLQNLFGDEVELTASIQKAPFTPGHIASDKLFNEAGIATTSMFIDFDGQVISLIPAAARGGVGQPYRSGSRSGIHVEAVHLPHTGSVLADEVQDRRAFGGVSLETPEQLKTRKLSGMRANIEATIEYRRLGAIKGQILDADGVTVLVDLYSEFGISQAVKSLALATVGSQLLNKVIDAERAAEDALGGTNPTGFLAYAAPDFMDALRAHSDYKTFLQHASPSDLNTDYRSGILVGNTLFKEYREAFGVPQIAPGTAYMMPLGVPDLFLTRFAPADWVETVNTPGLPIYAKAQPMPMDRGYFLEAQSNPVDVCTRPASVIKLTAA; the protein is encoded by the coding sequence ATGGCAAACAATACCCTGCAAAACCTTTTCGGCGACGAAGTCGAACTGACGGCATCAATTCAAAAAGCGCCGTTCACCCCCGGCCATATCGCCTCTGACAAGCTATTCAACGAAGCCGGCATCGCTACTACGTCAATGTTTATCGATTTTGACGGTCAAGTGATTAGCCTGATCCCGGCTGCAGCGCGTGGTGGCGTAGGTCAGCCGTACCGATCTGGCAGCCGTTCCGGCATCCATGTGGAGGCTGTGCACCTGCCACACACAGGCTCTGTCCTAGCCGATGAAGTGCAAGACCGCCGCGCCTTTGGCGGCGTGAGCCTGGAGACACCTGAACAACTGAAAACCCGCAAGCTGTCCGGCATGCGCGCGAACATCGAAGCCACCATCGAATACCGCCGACTAGGCGCCATCAAGGGTCAAATTCTGGACGCTGACGGCGTAACTGTGCTTGTTGATCTCTATTCGGAGTTTGGCATTTCTCAGGCCGTGAAATCCCTGGCGCTGGCTACCGTCGGGTCTCAGTTGCTGAATAAAGTTATCGACGCCGAACGCGCTGCCGAAGACGCCCTGGGCGGTACCAACCCCACCGGCTTTCTCGCATATGCCGCACCTGATTTCATGGATGCCCTGCGCGCGCATTCTGATTACAAGACGTTCTTGCAGCATGCGAGCCCGTCCGACCTGAACACCGATTACCGCAGCGGCATCCTGGTGGGTAATACGCTTTTCAAAGAGTACCGCGAAGCTTTCGGCGTGCCGCAGATTGCCCCCGGCACCGCGTACATGATGCCCCTGGGCGTGCCGGACCTGTTCTTGACCAGGTTCGCCCCGGCCGATTGGGTGGAGACCGTCAACACGCCAGGCCTGCCGATTTACGCTAAGGCACAGCCCATGCCAATGGATCGGGGCTACTTCCTGGAGGCGCAAAGCAACCCCGTCGACGTGTGCACGCGCCCGGCATCTGTCATCAAACTGACGGCGGCATAG